The proteins below come from a single Acidobacteriota bacterium genomic window:
- the atpG gene encoding ATP synthase F1 subunit gamma, protein MASLIDLRRRIRSVKNTQQITKAMKMVAAAKLRRAQDQILATRPYALELRKVTEHLAAVAAGEVEHPLLTPAGGGEDGQAAEAGSGQTLVLVVTGDKGLCGAFNAHVQRRTEQEMAALNGGGEILALGNRGADFFTHRGAPMRGARRGLFKDLNYGTAQELAAEVSKAFADGEYDAVYAVYNEFISVLSQRVSWERLLPIAREDVLGDEDASANGHRPYLYEPSEAEILNELLPRFVTFQIYRVLLESQAAEHAARMTAMDSATKNAGELIDTLTLQYNRSRQAEITTELIEVVSGANALEG, encoded by the coding sequence ATGGCGAGCCTGATCGATCTTCGCCGGCGCATCCGCTCGGTGAAGAACACCCAGCAGATCACCAAGGCGATGAAGATGGTCGCCGCGGCGAAGCTGCGCCGGGCCCAGGACCAGATCCTCGCGACGCGGCCCTACGCCCTGGAGCTGCGGAAGGTGACGGAGCACCTGGCTGCCGTGGCGGCCGGCGAAGTGGAGCACCCGCTGCTGACTCCGGCCGGAGGCGGCGAAGACGGACAGGCCGCGGAGGCCGGTTCCGGCCAGACCCTGGTCCTGGTGGTCACGGGCGACAAGGGCCTGTGCGGCGCCTTCAACGCCCATGTCCAGCGCCGGACCGAGCAGGAGATGGCCGCCCTGAACGGGGGCGGCGAGATCCTCGCGCTCGGCAACCGCGGGGCCGACTTCTTCACGCACCGCGGCGCGCCGATGCGCGGCGCCCGCCGGGGGCTGTTCAAGGACCTGAACTACGGCACTGCCCAGGAACTCGCGGCTGAGGTCTCCAAGGCCTTTGCCGACGGCGAATACGACGCGGTGTACGCCGTCTACAACGAGTTCATCTCGGTGCTCAGCCAGCGCGTGAGCTGGGAGCGCCTGCTGCCGATCGCCCGCGAGGACGTCCTCGGCGACGAGGACGCGTCGGCGAACGGCCACCGCCCGTACCTGTACGAGCCGTCCGAGGCCGAGATCCTGAACGAGCTGCTGCCGCGCTTCGTCACCTTCCAGATCTACCGCGTGCTGCTCGAGTCGCAGGCGGCCGAGCACGCGGCCCGGATGACGGCGATGGACAGCGCGACGAAGAACGCCGGCGAACTGATCGACACACTGACCCTGCAATACAACCGCTCGCGCCAGGCCGAGATCACGACCGAACTGATCGAGGTCGTGTCCGGCGCGAACGCCCTAGAGGGATAG
- the atpA gene encoding F0F1 ATP synthase subunit alpha encodes MQVRADEIAAVLERQLAGYEAEVDVAEVGTVLSVGDGIARVYGLEQAMAGELLAFPNDVYGLALNLEEDQIGAVLMGESRLVDEGDEVRRTGRIMEVPVGPAMVGRVVDPLGNPVDGKGPIEAADNYPLERIAPGVVDREPVSEPMQTGIKAIDSMIPIGRGQRELIIGDRQIGKTAVAVDAIINQKGGDVICVYVAIGQKRSTVAQVVKTLEDNGAMEHTIVVSASASEPAPLQFIAPYAGCAMGEYFLYNGQHALVIYDDLSKQAASYREVSLLLRRPPGREAYPGDVFYLHSRLLERAAKLSRANGGGSLTALPIIETQAGDVSAYIPTNVISITDGQIFLEGDLFFSGVRPAVNVGISVSRVGGNAQIGAMRKNSGTLRLDLAQYRSLAAFAQFGSDLDRVTLQQLARGERLVELLKQGQYAPLSIADQVLSILAGTRGALDDLKVEAVRPFEDFMHRHFVNEEPELRDRIRAEGKLSDELDAQIMEAIGRAFQLFVAENPDAALEEN; translated from the coding sequence ATGCAGGTAAGAGCCGATGAGATCGCAGCGGTCCTCGAGCGCCAGTTGGCGGGCTACGAGGCCGAGGTCGACGTCGCCGAGGTCGGCACCGTCCTCAGCGTCGGTGACGGCATCGCCCGCGTCTACGGGCTGGAGCAGGCGATGGCCGGCGAGCTGCTGGCGTTCCCGAACGACGTCTACGGACTGGCGCTGAACCTCGAAGAGGACCAGATCGGCGCCGTACTGATGGGCGAGTCCCGGCTGGTCGACGAGGGCGACGAGGTCCGCCGCACGGGCCGCATCATGGAAGTGCCGGTGGGACCGGCGATGGTCGGCCGCGTGGTCGATCCGCTCGGCAACCCGGTCGACGGCAAGGGGCCGATCGAAGCCGCCGACAACTACCCGCTCGAACGGATCGCCCCCGGCGTCGTCGACCGCGAGCCGGTGTCCGAGCCGATGCAGACGGGGATCAAGGCGATCGACTCGATGATCCCGATCGGCCGCGGCCAGCGCGAGCTGATCATCGGCGACCGGCAGATCGGCAAGACGGCCGTCGCCGTCGACGCGATCATCAACCAGAAGGGCGGCGACGTGATCTGCGTCTACGTCGCGATCGGCCAGAAGCGCTCGACCGTCGCCCAGGTCGTCAAGACGCTCGAGGACAACGGCGCGATGGAGCACACGATCGTCGTTTCCGCCTCGGCCTCCGAGCCGGCGCCGCTCCAGTTCATCGCCCCCTACGCCGGCTGCGCGATGGGCGAGTACTTCCTCTACAACGGCCAGCACGCGCTGGTGATCTACGACGATCTCTCGAAGCAGGCCGCCTCGTACCGCGAGGTCTCCCTGCTGCTTCGGCGTCCGCCGGGCCGCGAGGCCTACCCGGGCGACGTCTTCTACCTCCACTCCCGGCTGCTGGAGCGGGCGGCGAAGCTTTCGCGCGCCAACGGCGGCGGCTCGCTCACCGCGCTGCCGATCATCGAGACCCAGGCCGGCGACGTCTCGGCCTACATCCCGACCAACGTGATCTCGATCACGGACGGCCAGATCTTCCTCGAGGGAGACCTCTTCTTCTCCGGCGTGCGGCCGGCGGTGAACGTCGGCATCTCGGTCAGCCGGGTCGGCGGCAACGCGCAGATCGGCGCGATGCGCAAGAACTCCGGCACCCTGCGGCTCGACCTCGCGCAATACCGGTCGCTCGCGGCCTTTGCCCAGTTCGGCTCCGACCTCGACCGGGTCACGCTGCAGCAGTTGGCGCGCGGCGAGCGGCTCGTCGAGCTCCTCAAGCAGGGGCAGTACGCGCCGCTGTCGATCGCGGACCAGGTGCTCTCGATCCTGGCGGGCACCCGCGGCGCGCTCGACGACCTGAAGGTCGAGGCGGTGCGGCCCTTCGAGGACTTCATGCACCGGCACTTCGTGAACGAGGAACCGGAGCTCCGCGACCGGATCCGCGCGGAGGGCAAGCTCAGCGACGAGCTGGACGCCCAGATCATGGAGGCGATCGGCCGGGCCTTCCAGCTCTTCGTGGCCGAGAACCCCGACGCCGCGCTGGAAGAGAACTAG
- the atpC gene encoding ATP synthase F1 subunit epsilon, producing MAGLNLILVTHAEKLLEIECSDVGLPGRKGDMGILPGHAALISTLRPGELSYQPADGGARRFVAVAPGFCEVADDTVTVLTETAQRAEDIDAAAAATERDELAAEYARASFEDQAGLKDRVDTAQARVDVASRA from the coding sequence GTGGCCGGCTTGAACCTCATCCTCGTAACCCACGCCGAGAAGCTGCTCGAGATCGAGTGCTCGGATGTCGGTCTGCCCGGCCGCAAGGGCGACATGGGCATCCTGCCCGGCCATGCGGCGCTGATCAGCACGCTGCGTCCCGGCGAGCTCAGCTACCAGCCGGCGGATGGCGGCGCGCGCCGCTTCGTCGCCGTGGCGCCGGGCTTCTGCGAGGTCGCGGACGACACCGTGACGGTGCTGACCGAGACCGCGCAGAGGGCCGAGGACATCGACGCGGCCGCGGCTGCGACCGAGCGGGACGAGCTGGCTGCGGAGTACGCCCGCGCGAGCTTCGAGGATCAGGCGGGACTCAAGGACCGCGTGGATACCGCGCAGGCGCGGGTCGACGTTGCGTCGCGGGCCTAG
- the atpD gene encoding F0F1 ATP synthase subunit beta yields the protein MNDTNNSSGATGKVVQVIGPVLDIEYPAEQLPEILNAVSVKNDDGSIDLTAEVAQHLGSNLVRAVSMEPTDGVVRGMEARDLGEPISVPVGEATLGRVLSVLGEPVDTLGPVEAEERWPIHREAPAFEDQATSTEMFETGIKVVDLVHPYTRGGKTGLFGGAGVGKTVLIQELINNVAVQGGGFSVFAGVGERTREGNDLLREMVEAGVVSFGEGFLENYEETGNFDLTKVDHAALKDSKAALIYGQMTEPPGARLRVGLSALTVAEYFRDVEGRDVLLFVDNIFRFTQAGSEVSALLGRMPSAVGYQPNLATEMGALQERITSTKKGSITSVQAIYVPADDLTDPAPATAFAHLDATTTLSRAIVEKGIYPAIDPLDSTSKILEPAIVGDEHYAVARQVQQVLQRYKDLQDIIAILGVEELSEEDKLVVARARKIERYLSQPFFVATQFTGLEGRYVKIEDTVEGFKTILSGDLDELPEQAFLMVGTIDEAVDKGKKLLAA from the coding sequence GTGAACGACACGAACAACTCGTCCGGGGCCACCGGCAAGGTGGTCCAGGTGATCGGCCCGGTCCTCGACATCGAGTATCCGGCCGAGCAACTGCCCGAGATCCTGAACGCGGTCAGCGTCAAGAACGACGACGGCAGCATCGACCTGACCGCCGAGGTGGCCCAGCACCTGGGTTCGAACCTGGTGCGCGCGGTGTCCATGGAGCCGACGGACGGCGTCGTCCGCGGCATGGAGGCCAGGGACCTCGGCGAACCGATCTCCGTGCCGGTGGGCGAGGCGACCCTGGGCCGGGTGCTGAGCGTGCTCGGCGAGCCGGTCGACACGCTGGGCCCGGTCGAGGCCGAGGAACGCTGGCCGATCCACCGCGAGGCGCCGGCCTTCGAGGACCAGGCGACCTCGACCGAGATGTTCGAGACGGGGATCAAGGTCGTCGACCTGGTGCATCCCTACACCCGCGGCGGCAAGACCGGCCTGTTCGGCGGCGCCGGTGTCGGCAAGACGGTCCTCATCCAGGAGCTGATCAACAACGTCGCCGTGCAGGGCGGCGGCTTCTCCGTGTTCGCCGGCGTCGGCGAGCGCACCCGCGAGGGCAACGACCTGCTGCGCGAGATGGTCGAGGCAGGCGTCGTCAGCTTCGGCGAGGGCTTCCTCGAGAACTACGAGGAGACCGGCAACTTCGACCTGACGAAGGTTGACCACGCCGCGCTCAAGGACAGCAAGGCGGCGCTCATCTACGGCCAGATGACCGAGCCGCCCGGCGCCCGGCTCCGCGTCGGTCTCTCCGCGCTCACGGTGGCCGAGTACTTCCGCGATGTCGAAGGCCGCGACGTGCTGCTCTTCGTCGACAACATCTTCCGCTTCACCCAGGCCGGCTCCGAGGTCTCCGCGCTGCTCGGCCGGATGCCCAGCGCCGTCGGCTACCAGCCGAACCTGGCGACCGAGATGGGCGCCCTGCAGGAGCGGATCACCTCGACCAAGAAGGGCTCGATCACCTCGGTGCAGGCGATCTACGTCCCCGCCGACGACCTGACCGACCCGGCGCCGGCCACCGCCTTCGCCCACCTCGACGCGACGACGACCCTGTCGCGCGCGATCGTCGAGAAGGGCATCTACCCGGCGATCGATCCGCTCGACTCGACCTCCAAGATCCTCGAGCCGGCCATCGTCGGCGACGAGCACTACGCCGTCGCCCGCCAGGTGCAGCAGGTGCTCCAGCGCTACAAGGACCTGCAGGACATCATCGCCATCCTCGGCGTCGAGGAACTGTCCGAAGAGGACAAGCTGGTCGTCGCCCGGGCGCGCAAGATCGAGCGCTACCTGTCGCAGCCGTTCTTCGTCGCGACCCAGTTCACAGGCCTCGAAGGCCGCTACGTCAAGATCGAGGACACCGTCGAAGGCTTCAAGACGATCCTCTCCGGCGACCTCGACGAGCTCCCCGAGCAGGCCTTCCTCATGGTCGGCACGATCGACGAAGCGGTCGACAAGGGCAAGAAGCTGCTGGCGGCCTAG
- a CDS encoding SwmB domain-containing protein, with protein MPRLPGFLALLLTFVSLPAAAVVYLVPPDEALVDDTPFIVYGEVFHSMPAPEAGFTDALVRVEAQMKGRAVNSVITVRQLGGIVGDMVTVVRGLPMLGPGQRVLLFLEPGDDGVFETVSWGLGTFFEHRGVLSRYGVAGDAPRSSTLFREWIGDRVLGVDRLVDYSTPSSRDSDGPQSVTSAFTLRRATDCGSSNNRFIRWTNFDNGGNLTVTIHGAQPRLDTGTRAAVDAGVHAWNAVPGSTVSLKSTISAEPFPTRTSPVPGVQIGFNDPHNEVPGSVYAVTLLSYPCRREHTIPGSADSSYQLEQARIITNNFDFSDHLPSVVADLMTHQLGHALGLDHPCDSRACTSEESDSIMRPIDFSPQRRSGAARLGIDDQRAIQALYPERQVSVTPSAAVTEGTAATFTIRMSHASQSATTVELTVSQTGDFVASSDLGAKTVSVPADGQVTYTVPTVDDSNDEVAGAVTVTVTSGTGYTVPDTPPSESVNVHDNDNPPSGTPLVSIAGGAPVSEGTGASFTIRAAPTPSTALSVKLVISQTGDFVAASNLGEKTVTVPTTGEATYTVPTVDDDTTEDSGLVTATLVLNTGYGLHNVDSSTVHVTVDDPDRFPRPVTASVYGRKLTVAFSENLDGMWAPASSVFTVTATPLGNSGRTIVGDGLMAVRANTATVPLAGSVAHGETLTVDYAKPSSRPLQDEDRTEVAGFTGLVATNRTPPAPAGMLVSNTDQFPGPSSGLSAHLAHSFTTGGYAGGSRLISVDVPIAARPASGAVANVDIVNAMSGRPGSTVLATLTPPPNLVVGLNRFTAPGERGIRLAASTEYFVVLRLQGADTGDWQVSTTGSDGEDPGNAAGWHLANDSYSRAPGSSVWALLGGGSTLKIAVNGYAERSKVLASNSGQASAAGSSDASFSNDHGQPFTTGSNSNGYRVTSVDVETDIATPGNSTDPTYTVSIRSDSSGDPGTELVTLTNPATLVAGANTFTASSPGVKLDTSTKYFLLVDVSAAGNKGVNARRTASDAEDAGAATGWTIGDSYRRKGNTATAWADDSNAMKVTVRGHGVGPIFERAEVNRGHLIVIFDGHVTGNLAVSSAAFDLIATNANGESRGIGGTGAVTTYHNELNVPLALEVAADETVTLTYTPPASQSGAPRDASGNWVDGFSNKPVTNRTPAAAAAAPVFKRAGVRGNRLVVIFDAHVSGNSSVPGRSFNVVATNADSESRSIGGTGTVSMNRNEANVTLALAVAPGETVTASYTPIPGHSLTGNNGNWVNGFSNRPVTNNSRLAEPPVFKRAEVRGSYLIVIFDGHVNGNSGVPGSAFNVVATNADGASRSIGGLNTAVIYRSEVNVKLALAVAADETVKLTYTPPAARALSDDNGNLVNGFSSKPVANESPAGNQ; from the coding sequence ATGCCCAGACTGCCTGGATTCCTAGCACTGCTGCTGACGTTCGTCTCGCTGCCAGCGGCCGCCGTTGTCTACCTCGTGCCGCCCGACGAAGCCTTGGTCGACGACACGCCGTTCATCGTCTACGGCGAGGTGTTCCATTCGATGCCAGCCCCGGAGGCCGGCTTTACCGACGCTCTGGTCCGCGTCGAAGCCCAAATGAAGGGGCGAGCGGTCAACAGCGTGATCACGGTCCGGCAGCTGGGCGGCATAGTCGGCGACATGGTGACCGTAGTCCGGGGTCTACCGATGCTGGGGCCTGGACAGCGTGTACTGCTGTTTCTGGAGCCGGGCGACGACGGCGTTTTCGAAACCGTGAGCTGGGGTCTCGGCACGTTCTTCGAGCATCGAGGTGTACTGAGTCGCTACGGCGTCGCCGGAGACGCTCCGCGCAGTTCCACGCTGTTTCGCGAGTGGATCGGCGATCGCGTCCTGGGCGTTGATCGACTGGTTGACTACAGCACACCGTCCTCCCGAGATTCGGACGGACCGCAGTCCGTCACAAGTGCCTTCACGCTTCGACGCGCCACCGACTGCGGATCGAGCAACAACCGTTTCATTCGGTGGACGAACTTCGACAATGGCGGGAACCTGACCGTCACGATCCACGGCGCCCAGCCGCGTCTCGACACAGGCACCAGGGCCGCTGTTGACGCGGGAGTCCACGCTTGGAACGCCGTGCCGGGATCGACCGTGTCCTTGAAGTCGACTATCTCAGCCGAGCCGTTCCCCACCCGGACGTCTCCCGTCCCGGGCGTTCAGATCGGCTTCAATGATCCGCACAACGAAGTCCCCGGATCGGTTTACGCGGTTACTCTGCTCTCCTACCCCTGCCGCCGTGAACACACGATTCCAGGTTCGGCCGACAGCTCCTACCAATTGGAACAGGCACGGATCATCACCAACAACTTCGACTTCAGCGACCATTTGCCGAGTGTTGTCGCCGATCTCATGACGCACCAACTGGGTCACGCCCTCGGTCTCGATCATCCGTGTGATTCCCGCGCATGCACCAGCGAGGAGAGCGATTCCATCATGCGGCCCATTGATTTCTCTCCCCAAAGAAGAAGTGGAGCCGCCAGATTGGGAATCGACGACCAGCGGGCAATCCAAGCCCTCTATCCGGAACGGCAGGTGAGCGTCACGCCGAGCGCGGCGGTGACCGAGGGCACCGCGGCTACCTTCACGATCCGCATGTCTCATGCCTCGCAATCGGCGACGACAGTCGAACTGACGGTCAGCCAGACCGGCGACTTCGTGGCATCGAGCGATCTTGGAGCGAAGACGGTAAGCGTACCGGCTGACGGCCAAGTGACCTACACCGTCCCCACCGTGGACGACAGCAACGACGAAGTGGCCGGAGCCGTGACCGTGACCGTCACGAGCGGCACGGGCTACACGGTTCCCGACACTCCGCCTTCCGAGAGCGTGAACGTGCATGACAACGACAACCCGCCGTCGGGAACGCCCCTCGTAAGCATTGCCGGCGGCGCGCCGGTGTCCGAGGGAACCGGCGCCAGCTTCACGATTCGCGCGGCGCCGACCCCGTCCACGGCCCTGTCGGTCAAGCTGGTCATCTCCCAGACCGGCGACTTCGTGGCGGCCAGTAACCTGGGCGAAAAGACCGTGACGGTACCGACCACGGGTGAGGCGACCTACACCGTGCCCACCGTGGACGACGACACGACGGAAGACAGCGGATTGGTGACGGCGACGCTGGTGTTGAACACGGGCTACGGGTTGCACAACGTGGACTCTTCCACCGTCCACGTCACGGTGGACGACCCCGATCGTTTTCCCAGGCCGGTCACCGCATCCGTGTACGGCCGGAAGCTGACGGTCGCGTTCTCCGAAAACCTCGACGGCATGTGGGCGCCAGCCAGCAGCGTCTTCACGGTGACAGCCACGCCGCTAGGCAACTCCGGCCGCACCATCGTCGGCGACGGCCTCATGGCGGTTCGCGCCAACACGGCAACGGTGCCGCTGGCCGGGTCGGTCGCGCACGGCGAGACACTGACGGTGGACTACGCGAAGCCGTCCAGCAGGCCACTGCAGGACGAGGACCGGACCGAGGTGGCCGGCTTCACCGGCCTGGTGGCGACGAACCGGACCCCGCCGGCGCCGGCGGGCATGCTTGTCAGCAACACAGATCAGTTTCCTGGTCCCTCCAGCGGACTCTCCGCCCACCTTGCACATTCGTTCACGACTGGCGGCTACGCCGGCGGGAGCCGCCTGATCAGTGTGGACGTCCCCATCGCGGCGCGACCGGCGTCGGGAGCGGTCGCCAACGTGGACATCGTCAACGCCATGTCCGGCAGGCCTGGCAGTACCGTGCTGGCCACGCTGACGCCTCCTCCCAATCTGGTCGTCGGCCTCAACAGGTTCACCGCTCCAGGGGAACGGGGAATCCGGCTAGCCGCCAGTACGGAGTACTTCGTGGTTCTGAGACTCCAGGGCGCCGACACGGGCGACTGGCAAGTCAGCACTACGGGTTCCGATGGTGAAGATCCCGGCAACGCGGCGGGTTGGCACCTCGCGAACGACTCATACAGTCGAGCTCCAGGGTCGAGCGTCTGGGCATTGCTAGGTGGTGGTTCCACCTTGAAGATCGCCGTCAACGGCTATGCCGAACGGTCGAAGGTGCTGGCGAGCAACAGCGGGCAAGCCTCCGCCGCCGGTTCTTCGGATGCCTCCTTCAGCAACGATCACGGCCAGCCGTTCACCACCGGCAGCAACAGCAACGGCTATCGGGTCACCAGCGTCGACGTCGAAACCGACATCGCCACACCAGGCAACTCGACCGACCCGACCTACACCGTCAGCATCCGATCCGACTCGTCGGGCGACCCCGGAACCGAACTCGTCACACTCACGAACCCCGCGACACTGGTTGCGGGGGCCAACACCTTCACGGCATCAAGCCCCGGGGTCAAGCTGGACACCAGTACGAAGTACTTCCTGCTGGTGGACGTCAGTGCCGCGGGCAACAAGGGCGTCAACGCAAGGCGAACAGCTTCGGACGCCGAGGATGCGGGTGCCGCAACCGGGTGGACGATCGGGGACAGCTACCGGAGGAAGGGAAACACGGCCACGGCCTGGGCCGACGACAGCAACGCGATGAAGGTCACTGTCCGTGGACACGGCGTGGGCCCGATCTTCGAAAGGGCGGAAGTGAACAGGGGTCACTTGATCGTGATCTTCGATGGACATGTGACCGGGAACCTCGCGGTGTCCAGCGCGGCGTTCGACCTTATCGCCACGAACGCGAATGGCGAGTCCCGCGGTATCGGCGGGACAGGCGCGGTCACGACTTACCACAACGAGTTGAACGTGCCGCTCGCTCTCGAAGTGGCCGCGGACGAGACGGTGACGCTCACCTACACACCGCCAGCCAGCCAAAGTGGGGCACCGAGGGACGCTAGTGGCAACTGGGTAGACGGCTTCTCCAACAAGCCAGTAACCAACAGGACTCCCGCCGCTGCCGCCGCGGCACCAGTCTTCAAGCGTGCGGGAGTGAGGGGAAATCGCTTGGTCGTGATCTTCGATGCACACGTGAGCGGGAACAGCTCGGTGCCCGGACGGTCGTTCAACGTCGTCGCCACCAATGCCGATAGCGAATCCCGCAGCATCGGCGGAACAGGCACGGTCTCGATGAATCGCAACGAAGCGAACGTGACGTTGGCCCTGGCTGTGGCGCCAGGCGAGACGGTGACGGCCAGCTACACGCCGATACCCGGGCATTCCCTGACGGGCAACAACGGCAACTGGGTGAACGGCTTCTCCAATAGACCAGTGACCAACAACAGCCGCCTCGCAGAGCCACCGGTCTTCAAGCGTGCGGAAGTGAGGGGAAGCTACCTGATCGTGATCTTCGATGGACATGTGAACGGGAACAGCGGGGTACCCGGATCGGCGTTCAATGTCGTCGCCACCAATGCCGATGGTGCATCCCGCAGCATCGGCGGGCTAAACACTGCCGTGATCTATCGCAGCGAAGTGAACGTGAAGCTGGCTCTAGCTGTGGCCGCGGACGAGACCGTGAAGCTCACCTACACGCCGCCAGCCGCGAGGGCCCTGTCGGACGATAACGGCAACCTGGTGAACGGCTTCTCCAGCAAACCAGTGGCCAACGAGAGCCCCGCAGGGAACCAGTAA
- the atpH gene encoding ATP synthase F1 subunit delta: MIYRYARPYAQALMGAAGSLEAAQATRDELAAFAEAMRAVPRLGRMASNPGVPPATKRAVVDEIAGMQGAGTLAQRMLRLLLDNYRLIHLPAILEAIDELLDRAHGVVSATVTAAEELDEEQRARLEKALERLSGAEVRLEARVDPSLIGGFVAQFGSYRYDASVRGQLAVLETRLTAEPPTAAGA; encoded by the coding sequence ATGATCTACCGGTACGCGAGGCCCTACGCGCAGGCCCTGATGGGCGCCGCCGGCTCGCTCGAGGCGGCGCAGGCGACGCGGGACGAACTCGCCGCCTTCGCGGAGGCGATGCGGGCCGTGCCGCGCCTGGGCCGCATGGCGTCGAATCCGGGCGTGCCGCCAGCGACCAAGCGGGCCGTGGTCGACGAGATTGCCGGCATGCAGGGCGCGGGCACGCTGGCCCAGCGGATGCTGCGGTTGCTGCTCGACAACTACCGCCTCATCCATCTGCCGGCGATCCTCGAGGCGATCGACGAGTTGCTCGATCGGGCCCACGGGGTCGTCAGCGCCACGGTCACCGCCGCCGAGGAACTCGACGAGGAGCAGCGCGCGCGGCTGGAGAAGGCGCTGGAGCGGTTGTCCGGCGCCGAGGTCCGGCTGGAAGCTCGGGTCGACCCGAGCCTGATCGGCGGCTTCGTGGCCCAGTTCGGGAGTTACCGCTACGACGCAAGCGTTCGCGGCCAGTTGGCCGTGCTGGAAACCAGATTGACGGCCGAGCCGCCAACGGCGGCGGGAGCCTAG